In Planctomycetia bacterium, one DNA window encodes the following:
- a CDS encoding DinB family protein, whose product MSRTESRAPVPLLLELVAEVFNGKSWHGPSLRSTVRRVSAAQAGWRPGRGRKCIAEIVLHAAYWKYAARRRLRGEPRGSFALKGSNWFTVPAKLGDAQWKEYLKLLDAEHAQLLDAIAELTPADLLIVPTGSRVNNAKLVRGIASHDVYHAGQIQTIKRLCPIQ is encoded by the coding sequence GTGTCAAGAACGGAATCTCGGGCCCCCGTCCCGCTGCTGCTCGAATTGGTCGCCGAAGTATTTAACGGAAAGAGCTGGCACGGCCCGAGCCTGCGTTCCACCGTCCGGCGCGTGTCGGCCGCGCAAGCAGGCTGGCGACCTGGGCGGGGCCGAAAGTGCATCGCCGAGATCGTGCTTCACGCCGCGTACTGGAAATACGCCGCGCGGCGGCGACTGCGTGGTGAACCGCGCGGGAGCTTCGCGCTGAAAGGCAGCAACTGGTTTACCGTGCCCGCCAAGCTGGGCGACGCGCAGTGGAAGGAGTATCTGAAACTCCTCGACGCCGAGCACGCGCAGTTGTTGGATGCGATTGCGGAACTGACGCCGGCCGACTTGCTAATCGTCCCCACCGGCAGCCGGGTGAACAACGCGAAGCTCGTGCGCGGCATCGCCAGCCACGACGTGTATCACGCCGGGCAGATTCAGACGATCAAGCGATTGTGCCCCATCCAGTAG
- a CDS encoding glycosyltransferase: protein MLRILHVIQSLDPAWGGIARVVPELASGLVAAGHSCRIATLAGGRFGTPPDVGGVEVVAFSDAGDSRLGRSAQFNREIARLVNDCEVVHLHGLWTGQNQAAGRAARKTGRPYIMTPHSMMMPWAWKRSRWKKLLAGWMFEHRNLRGAAMLHALADGEAEAIRALGFNSRVTTVPNGLHTAEYATLPSPDAMHSRFPSAAPCKWVLMLGRVAIQKGIVPGMQACFDILAAGKDWHLVIAGPDEFGLQRMLESAIRRKGLESRVTFTGHLSRDEVRAALGRASILLQPSLSEGLSMSILEALAAGLPVVISDACNMPEVKQADAGRIVAPQRRAIAAALKELVTLDDAARRAMGQRGRALAAERYDWRGLIPRYVSMYESVARR, encoded by the coding sequence ATGCTTCGGATTCTGCACGTCATTCAATCGCTGGACCCGGCCTGGGGTGGGATCGCGCGCGTTGTACCGGAGTTGGCGTCGGGTCTTGTCGCGGCTGGTCATTCCTGTCGGATTGCGACGCTGGCGGGGGGGCGATTCGGCACGCCGCCGGACGTGGGCGGCGTCGAAGTGGTCGCGTTCTCCGATGCCGGCGATTCGCGCCTGGGCCGCTCCGCGCAGTTCAATCGTGAGATCGCCCGACTCGTGAACGACTGCGAGGTGGTTCACCTGCACGGCTTGTGGACCGGTCAGAATCAGGCCGCTGGTCGCGCCGCGCGAAAGACCGGTCGACCGTACATCATGACGCCGCACAGCATGATGATGCCGTGGGCGTGGAAACGCAGCCGGTGGAAGAAGCTGCTGGCCGGCTGGATGTTTGAGCATCGCAATCTTCGCGGCGCGGCGATGCTGCATGCACTGGCCGACGGCGAGGCGGAGGCGATTCGCGCGCTGGGATTCAATTCGCGCGTGACGACGGTCCCGAACGGTCTTCATACGGCGGAGTATGCGACGCTTCCTTCGCCCGATGCGATGCATTCGCGATTTCCCAGCGCGGCGCCGTGCAAGTGGGTGCTGATGCTGGGGCGCGTCGCGATTCAGAAGGGCATCGTGCCCGGCATGCAGGCATGTTTCGATATTCTGGCGGCGGGCAAGGACTGGCATCTCGTGATCGCCGGGCCGGACGAGTTCGGCCTTCAGCGCATGCTGGAATCGGCGATTCGGCGAAAAGGCTTGGAGTCGCGCGTGACCTTTACGGGGCACCTGTCGCGCGACGAAGTCCGCGCGGCGCTGGGCCGGGCCAGCATTCTGCTTCAGCCCAGCTTGAGCGAAGGGTTGAGCATGTCGATCCTCGAGGCGCTGGCGGCGGGCCTGCCCGTGGTGATTTCCGACGCCTGCAACATGCCGGAAGTGAAACAGGCCGATGCGGGCCGGATTGTCGCGCCGCAGCGTCGCGCCATCGCGGCGGCACTGAAGGAACTGGTCACGCTCGATGACGCAGCGCGGCGGGCGATGGGGCAGCGCGGCCGGGCGCTGGCGGCGGAGCGCTACGACTGGCGGGGGTTGATCCCGCGATACGTTTCGATGTATGAGTCCGTCGCGCGGCGATGA
- the guaB gene encoding IMP dehydrogenase → MHPGPAASKIIGDGITFDDVLLLPARSSVVPKDADVRTHLTRNITINIPLVSAPMDTVTEAGLAIALAQEGGIGIIHKNLPPDVQCREVEKVKRSANGVILDPVTLRPTDTVDRAAELMRLHNISGVPITDESGVLVGIVTRRDMKFLLHADRQGSTAGAMKIAQIMTKDDLVTAPPGTSLDEADRILQQHKVEKLLLVHADRRLAGLITIKDIDKNRQFPNSCRDARGRLRVGAAVGVHEYDRVAALIEAEVDVIAVDTAHGHSDNVIETVRRIKREHSIDVIAGNIATAEAAVDLLDAGADALKVGIGPGSICTTRIVSGVGVPQLSAIMNVVSVAQDRHVPVIADGGVRFSGDITKAIAAGAHSVMIGSLFAGLDESPGSVVLWKGRRYKEYRGMGSLGAMVSGSADRYKQGGETQRDKLVPEGVEGRVPYRGRLAELTYQLVGGLRSGMGYCGAASIEALRHDARFVRISGASMVESHPHNLVITEEAPNYAVEHIVEV, encoded by the coding sequence ATGCACCCCGGCCCCGCAGCCTCCAAGATCATCGGCGACGGTATCACCTTCGATGACGTGCTCCTGCTCCCCGCGCGCAGCAGCGTCGTCCCGAAAGACGCCGACGTGCGCACGCATCTGACGCGCAACATCACGATCAACATCCCGCTCGTCTCCGCGCCGATGGACACCGTCACCGAAGCCGGGCTGGCCATCGCCCTCGCGCAGGAAGGCGGCATCGGCATCATTCACAAGAACCTTCCGCCCGACGTGCAGTGCCGCGAGGTCGAAAAGGTCAAGCGCTCCGCCAATGGCGTCATCCTTGACCCGGTCACCCTGCGGCCGACCGATACGGTGGATCGCGCGGCCGAGTTGATGCGCCTGCACAACATCTCCGGCGTCCCGATCACGGACGAGTCGGGCGTTCTGGTCGGCATCGTCACGCGGCGCGACATGAAGTTTCTGCTGCACGCCGACCGGCAGGGTTCGACGGCCGGCGCGATGAAGATCGCGCAGATCATGACGAAGGACGACCTCGTGACCGCCCCGCCAGGGACCAGTCTTGACGAGGCCGATCGCATTCTTCAGCAGCACAAGGTCGAGAAGCTCCTGCTGGTTCACGCCGACCGACGGCTGGCAGGGTTGATCACAATCAAGGACATCGACAAGAATCGACAATTCCCGAACAGTTGCCGCGATGCGCGGGGGCGCCTTCGCGTCGGGGCGGCCGTCGGCGTTCACGAATACGATCGCGTGGCCGCGCTGATCGAGGCCGAGGTGGACGTGATCGCGGTCGACACGGCGCACGGCCATTCGGACAACGTGATCGAGACGGTTCGGCGGATCAAGCGCGAGCACAGCATCGACGTGATCGCCGGGAACATCGCGACAGCCGAAGCGGCGGTTGACCTGCTCGACGCGGGGGCCGACGCGCTCAAGGTCGGCATCGGCCCGGGTTCGATCTGCACGACGCGAATCGTGTCCGGCGTGGGCGTGCCGCAGCTTTCGGCAATCATGAACGTGGTCAGCGTCGCGCAGGATCGGCATGTCCCGGTGATTGCCGACGGCGGAGTGCGGTTCAGCGGGGACATCACCAAGGCGATTGCCGCCGGGGCGCACAGCGTGATGATCGGGTCGCTGTTCGCCGGTCTGGACGAGTCACCGGGCAGCGTGGTGCTCTGGAAAGGCCGCCGGTACAAGGAATATCGCGGGATGGGGTCGCTGGGGGCGATGGTTTCGGGCAGCGCCGACCGATACAAACAAGGCGGCGAGACGCAGCGGGACAAGCTGGTGCCCGAGGGCGTCGAGGGGCGCGTGCCCTATCGCGGCCGCCTGGCGGAGCTGACGTACCAACTGGTCGGCGGGCTTCGATCGGGCATGGGTTACTGCGGCGCGGCGTCGATCGAGGCCCTGCGGCATGACGCACGATTCGTGCGGATCAGCGGCGCGAGCATGGTCGAGTCGCACCCGCACAACCTGGTCATCACCGAGGAAGCGCCGAACTACGCCGTGGAACACATTGTCGAGGTTTGA
- a CDS encoding CDGSH iron-sulfur domain-containing protein, producing the protein MNAKHDNKPIVIEETPGKKAYCQCGHSAKLPYCDGAHARLGTGLAPIVCEISEAGKKAVCQCHRSGNLPWCDGSHKSMASG; encoded by the coding sequence ATGAACGCCAAGCACGACAACAAGCCGATCGTCATTGAAGAAACGCCGGGCAAGAAGGCCTACTGCCAGTGCGGCCATTCGGCGAAGCTGCCCTATTGCGACGGCGCGCACGCGCGCCTCGGCACGGGATTGGCCCCCATCGTGTGTGAAATCAGCGAGGCAGGGAAAAAGGCGGTCTGCCAGTGTCACCGCAGCGGCAATCTGCCCTGGTGCGACGGATCGCACAAGTCAATGGCCAGTGGTTAG
- a CDS encoding amino acid permease — protein MNGCALKRLLGTWTIVFVGLGVAIGSGVFTTPGDMAGWIPSPGWLLVAWIAGGAITYLQALVTAELATRFPQAGAEYQYLRAAYGDFAAFFFGWSFTIFVTGAGTGVIAAGLGRLASQLFGWSVPAAESVFGCAALALVTAANVIGLRAGAVFQNLLTILKVATVVGIGIVAWVGAGRWTPQVETTPIDAVTAKGFLLGLVSVMWSYAGATDSAKLAEEMRDARQRLPRALASTTIFLTAVYVLYQYGLLCAATPQAMRGSGSAAAAALSRVGLTGFREVVLIAGILVCLGSISSTILSNVRVTFALARDGLAPAALARMNAGQSPVWSQMLAAGIAAVFVLQRSFTEILGIYFVASTILYGMAYVSLIVFRARDRRAGIRRDEVFLAPGGVGTALFVTSVQMLIAIFVAMEEIGRGGHDWLYTLGVLAIVAGAFPLWRKIAKRQ, from the coding sequence GTGAACGGATGCGCGCTGAAGCGCCTCCTCGGGACATGGACGATTGTCTTTGTCGGCCTCGGCGTCGCCATCGGCTCGGGCGTCTTCACGACGCCGGGCGACATGGCGGGATGGATTCCCTCGCCCGGGTGGCTGCTCGTGGCGTGGATCGCCGGCGGAGCAATCACGTATCTTCAGGCTCTCGTGACGGCAGAATTGGCCACTCGGTTTCCGCAGGCGGGGGCGGAGTATCAGTATCTTCGCGCGGCGTATGGAGACTTTGCCGCGTTCTTCTTCGGTTGGTCGTTCACCATCTTTGTCACCGGCGCCGGGACGGGCGTCATCGCGGCCGGGCTGGGGCGCCTTGCATCGCAACTGTTCGGTTGGAGCGTTCCCGCTGCGGAATCCGTTTTCGGCTGCGCCGCGCTGGCGCTGGTGACGGCGGCCAACGTCATCGGGCTTCGCGCGGGGGCGGTGTTCCAGAATTTGTTGACGATTCTGAAGGTCGCGACGGTTGTTGGAATCGGGATCGTCGCGTGGGTGGGGGCGGGACGCTGGACACCGCAGGTCGAGACGACGCCGATTGATGCGGTTACCGCAAAAGGATTCCTGCTCGGCCTCGTCAGCGTGATGTGGTCGTACGCCGGCGCAACCGACAGCGCCAAGCTCGCCGAGGAAATGCGCGACGCTCGCCAACGGCTGCCCCGCGCGCTGGCATCGACGACCATTTTTCTGACAGCCGTCTATGTTCTGTATCAATACGGTCTGCTCTGCGCGGCAACGCCGCAGGCCATGCGCGGATCGGGCAGCGCGGCCGCCGCGGCGTTGAGCCGAGTCGGCCTGACGGGATTTCGCGAGGTCGTATTGATCGCCGGGATCCTCGTTTGCCTCGGCTCGATCAGTTCGACCATTCTGTCCAATGTGCGCGTGACGTTTGCGCTCGCGCGGGATGGCCTGGCGCCGGCGGCGCTGGCGCGGATGAACGCGGGGCAGTCACCGGTTTGGTCGCAGATGCTGGCGGCGGGGATCGCAGCGGTTTTCGTGTTGCAGCGATCGTTCACGGAGATTCTGGGCATTTACTTCGTCGCCAGCACGATTCTTTATGGGATGGCGTACGTCAGCCTCATCGTGTTCCGCGCGCGGGATCGCCGCGCGGGGATTCGCCGGGACGAGGTCTTTCTGGCGCCCGGCGGCGTGGGGACGGCCCTGTTCGTCACGAGCGTTCAAATGCTGATAGCCATTTTCGTCGCGATGGAGGAGATTGGCCGTGGCGGGCACGACTGGCTCTATACGCTGGGAGTGCTCGCGATCGTGGCGGGGGCGTTTCCGCTGTGGCGGAAGATTGCGAAGCGCCAATAG
- a CDS encoding phosphoribosylaminoimidazolesuccinocarboxamide synthase, with product MPEAPVLQAVKTTQIPGVEVKRGKVRDVYNLGDRLMIVATDRISAFDCVLPDPIPDKGRVLTALSAFWFDRLAAARPHHLLGVVGESAPAGFEPFREVLAGRTMLCRKTKVIPIECVARGYLAGSGWAEYRKTGRVCGIELPPGLKQCQALPEPIFTPATKEESGHDENISFERACELVGRDTMEHLRKRTLELYSEGTEYARRRGIILADTKFEFGIVDGEILLIDEILTPDSSRFWPADTYEIGRDQESFDKQYVRNHLQALCDQGKWDKSPPTPPLPAEVIAATRARYIEAYERLTERRFDVSTIGSSRGGGA from the coding sequence GTGGAGGTCAAACGGGGAAAGGTTCGCGACGTCTATAACCTCGGCGACCGCCTGATGATCGTGGCAACCGACCGGATCAGTGCCTTTGACTGCGTCCTACCCGACCCGATCCCCGACAAAGGCCGCGTCCTGACCGCTTTGTCGGCCTTTTGGTTCGACCGGCTGGCTGCCGCCCGGCCGCACCACCTGCTGGGGGTGGTGGGTGAAAGTGCCCCAGCCGGGTTCGAGCCGTTCCGGGAGGTCCTTGCCGGCCGGACGATGCTCTGCCGGAAGACGAAAGTAATCCCCATCGAATGCGTGGCCCGGGGGTATCTTGCCGGAAGCGGCTGGGCCGAATACCGCAAGACCGGACGAGTCTGCGGAATCGAGCTACCCCCTGGTCTGAAACAGTGCCAGGCCTTGCCAGAACCGATTTTCACCCCTGCGACCAAGGAGGAATCAGGCCACGACGAGAATATTTCGTTTGAGCGAGCCTGCGAACTGGTCGGCCGCGACACGATGGAGCACCTTCGCAAGCGGACGCTGGAGTTGTATTCCGAAGGCACCGAGTATGCCCGGCGCCGCGGGATTATCCTCGCCGACACCAAGTTCGAATTCGGCATCGTGGACGGCGAGATTCTCCTGATCGATGAAATCCTGACGCCGGACAGCAGCCGCTTCTGGCCGGCCGATACGTACGAGATCGGCCGCGACCAGGAGAGCTTTGACAAGCAGTACGTTCGCAATCACCTTCAGGCACTTTGCGATCAGGGCAAGTGGGACAAGTCGCCGCCGACGCCGCCGCTGCCGGCCGAGGTCATCGCGGCGACCCGCGCGCGGTACATCGAGGCCTATGAGCGGCTGACCGAGCGACGGTTTGACGTTTCGACGATCGGTTCGTCGCGCGGGGGCGGTGCGTGA